The following coding sequences are from one Arachis hypogaea cultivar Tifrunner chromosome 7, arahy.Tifrunner.gnm2.J5K5, whole genome shotgun sequence window:
- the LOC112703343 gene encoding uncharacterized protein isoform X2 — protein MVAQNLHNLTLLFALMCLVRSILQNPHIHIKLYMIAASFSFPKQWLNKQQEFKQQQQLVVDKIVAFEGRNLLSDEANKENLESHKPSSSLIKILETEFECLPGYMKGLVTWEEEIKEMEREQIREEIDEFGILYSELSDSNRSEGSNGSFAFLVLKLGMDGKPCKYA, from the exons ATG GTGGCACAAAACTTGCATAATTTAACACTTTTATTTGCCTTGATGTGTCTTGTCCGGAGCATTCTACAAAATCCTCACATACATATAAAGCTTTAT ATGATTGCTGCAAGTTTCTCATTTCCTAAGCAATGGTTGAACAAGCAACAAGAGTTTAAGCAGCAGCAGCAACTTGTGGTAGACAAAATAGTGGCATTTGAGGGGAGGAATTTATTATCTGATG aGGCAAACAAGGAGAATTTAGAGTCACATAAACCTTCCAGCTCTCTTATAAAGATATTGGAAACAGAATTTGAATGTCTTCCTGGCTACATGAAGGGTCTAGTGACATGGGAG GAAGAGATAAAAGAGATGGAAAGGGAGCAAATCCGAGAAgaaattgatgagtttggaatatTGTATTCTGAATTAAGTGATTCTAACCGATCTGAAGGCAGTAATGGTTCTTTTGCATTCCTTGT GTTAAAA
- the LOC112703343 gene encoding uncharacterized protein isoform X9, with amino-acid sequence MIAASFSFPKQWLNKQQEFKQQQQLVVDKIVAFEGRNLLSDEANKENLESHKPSSSLIKILETEFECLPGYMKGLVTWEEEIKEMEREQIREEIDEFGILYSELSDSNRSEGSNGSFAFLVLKLGMDGKPCKYA; translated from the exons ATGATTGCTGCAAGTTTCTCATTTCCTAAGCAATGGTTGAACAAGCAACAAGAGTTTAAGCAGCAGCAGCAACTTGTGGTAGACAAAATAGTGGCATTTGAGGGGAGGAATTTATTATCTGATG aGGCAAACAAGGAGAATTTAGAGTCACATAAACCTTCCAGCTCTCTTATAAAGATATTGGAAACAGAATTTGAATGTCTTCCTGGCTACATGAAGGGTCTAGTGACATGGGAG GAAGAGATAAAAGAGATGGAAAGGGAGCAAATCCGAGAAgaaattgatgagtttggaatatTGTATTCTGAATTAAGTGATTCTAACCGATCTGAAGGCAGTAATGGTTCTTTTGCATTCCTTGT GTTAAAA
- the LOC112703343 gene encoding uncharacterized protein isoform X16 has protein sequence MATFQMIAASFSFPKQWLNKQQEFKQQQQLVVDKIVAFEGRNLLSDEFECLPGYMKGLVTWEEEIKEMEREQIREEIDEFGILYSELSDSNRSEGSNGSFAFLVSHGGNYLC, from the exons ATGGCTACGTTCCAG ATGATTGCTGCAAGTTTCTCATTTCCTAAGCAATGGTTGAACAAGCAACAAGAGTTTAAGCAGCAGCAGCAACTTGTGGTAGACAAAATAGTGGCATTTGAGGGGAGGAATTTATTATCTGATG AATTTGAATGTCTTCCTGGCTACATGAAGGGTCTAGTGACATGGGAG GAAGAGATAAAAGAGATGGAAAGGGAGCAAATCCGAGAAgaaattgatgagtttggaatatTGTATTCTGAATTAAGTGATTCTAACCGATCTGAAGGCAGTAATGGTTCTTTTGCATTCCTTGT
- the LOC112703343 gene encoding uncharacterized protein isoform X12: protein MMIAASFSFPKQWLNKQQEFKQQQQLVVDKIVAFEGRNLLSDEANKENLESHKPSSSLIKILETEFECLPGYMKGLVTWEEEIKEMEREQIREEIDEFGILYSELSDSNRSEGSNGSFAFLVSHGGNYLC, encoded by the exons ATG ATGATTGCTGCAAGTTTCTCATTTCCTAAGCAATGGTTGAACAAGCAACAAGAGTTTAAGCAGCAGCAGCAACTTGTGGTAGACAAAATAGTGGCATTTGAGGGGAGGAATTTATTATCTGATG aGGCAAACAAGGAGAATTTAGAGTCACATAAACCTTCCAGCTCTCTTATAAAGATATTGGAAACAGAATTTGAATGTCTTCCTGGCTACATGAAGGGTCTAGTGACATGGGAG GAAGAGATAAAAGAGATGGAAAGGGAGCAAATCCGAGAAgaaattgatgagtttggaatatTGTATTCTGAATTAAGTGATTCTAACCGATCTGAAGGCAGTAATGGTTCTTTTGCATTCCTTGT
- the LOC112703343 gene encoding uncharacterized protein isoform X10, giving the protein MATFQMIAASFSFPKQWLNKQQEFKQQQQLVVDKIVAFEGRNLLSDEANKENLESHKPSSSLIKILETEFECLPGYMKGLVTWEEEIKEMEREQIREEIDEFGILYSELSDSNRSEGSNGSFAFLVSHGGNYLC; this is encoded by the exons ATGGCTACGTTCCAG ATGATTGCTGCAAGTTTCTCATTTCCTAAGCAATGGTTGAACAAGCAACAAGAGTTTAAGCAGCAGCAGCAACTTGTGGTAGACAAAATAGTGGCATTTGAGGGGAGGAATTTATTATCTGATG aGGCAAACAAGGAGAATTTAGAGTCACATAAACCTTCCAGCTCTCTTATAAAGATATTGGAAACAGAATTTGAATGTCTTCCTGGCTACATGAAGGGTCTAGTGACATGGGAG GAAGAGATAAAAGAGATGGAAAGGGAGCAAATCCGAGAAgaaattgatgagtttggaatatTGTATTCTGAATTAAGTGATTCTAACCGATCTGAAGGCAGTAATGGTTCTTTTGCATTCCTTGT
- the LOC112703343 gene encoding uncharacterized protein isoform X1 has translation MVAQNLHNLTLLFALMCLVRSILQNPHIHIKLYMIAASFSFPKQWLNKQQEFKQQQQLVVDKIVAFEGRNLLSDEANKENLESHKPSSSLIKILETEFECLPGYMKGLVTWEEEIKEMEREQIREEIDEFGILYSELSDSNRSEGSNGSFAFLVDMKAMKILLRCFVLL, from the exons ATG GTGGCACAAAACTTGCATAATTTAACACTTTTATTTGCCTTGATGTGTCTTGTCCGGAGCATTCTACAAAATCCTCACATACATATAAAGCTTTAT ATGATTGCTGCAAGTTTCTCATTTCCTAAGCAATGGTTGAACAAGCAACAAGAGTTTAAGCAGCAGCAGCAACTTGTGGTAGACAAAATAGTGGCATTTGAGGGGAGGAATTTATTATCTGATG aGGCAAACAAGGAGAATTTAGAGTCACATAAACCTTCCAGCTCTCTTATAAAGATATTGGAAACAGAATTTGAATGTCTTCCTGGCTACATGAAGGGTCTAGTGACATGGGAG GAAGAGATAAAAGAGATGGAAAGGGAGCAAATCCGAGAAgaaattgatgagtttggaatatTGTATTCTGAATTAAGTGATTCTAACCGATCTGAAGGCAGTAATGGTTCTTTTGCATTCCTTGT
- the LOC112703343 gene encoding uncharacterized protein isoform X17 has product MMIAASFSFPKQWLNKQQEFKQQQQLVVDKIVAFEGRNLLSDEFECLPGYMKGLVTWEEEIKEMEREQIREEIDEFGILYSELSDSNRSEGSNGSFAFLVSHGGNYLC; this is encoded by the exons ATG ATGATTGCTGCAAGTTTCTCATTTCCTAAGCAATGGTTGAACAAGCAACAAGAGTTTAAGCAGCAGCAGCAACTTGTGGTAGACAAAATAGTGGCATTTGAGGGGAGGAATTTATTATCTGATG AATTTGAATGTCTTCCTGGCTACATGAAGGGTCTAGTGACATGGGAG GAAGAGATAAAAGAGATGGAAAGGGAGCAAATCCGAGAAgaaattgatgagtttggaatatTGTATTCTGAATTAAGTGATTCTAACCGATCTGAAGGCAGTAATGGTTCTTTTGCATTCCTTGT
- the LOC112703343 gene encoding uncharacterized protein isoform X11 has translation MIAASFSFPKQWLNKQQEFKQQQQLVVDKIVAFEGRNLLSDEANKENLESHKPSSSLIKILETEFECLPGYMKGLVTWEEEIKEMEREQIREEIDEFGILYSELSDSNRSEGSNGSFAFLVSHGGNYLC, from the exons ATGATTGCTGCAAGTTTCTCATTTCCTAAGCAATGGTTGAACAAGCAACAAGAGTTTAAGCAGCAGCAGCAACTTGTGGTAGACAAAATAGTGGCATTTGAGGGGAGGAATTTATTATCTGATG aGGCAAACAAGGAGAATTTAGAGTCACATAAACCTTCCAGCTCTCTTATAAAGATATTGGAAACAGAATTTGAATGTCTTCCTGGCTACATGAAGGGTCTAGTGACATGGGAG GAAGAGATAAAAGAGATGGAAAGGGAGCAAATCCGAGAAgaaattgatgagtttggaatatTGTATTCTGAATTAAGTGATTCTAACCGATCTGAAGGCAGTAATGGTTCTTTTGCATTCCTTGT
- the LOC112703343 gene encoding uncharacterized protein isoform X3 — protein MVAQNLHNLTLLFALMCLVRSILQNPHIHIKLYMIAASFSFPKQWLNKQQEFKQQQQLVVDKIVAFEGRNLLSDEANKENLESHKPSSSLIKILETEFECLPGYMKGLVTWEEEIKEMEREQIREEIDEFGILYSELSDSNRSEGSNGSFAFLVSHGGNYLC, from the exons ATG GTGGCACAAAACTTGCATAATTTAACACTTTTATTTGCCTTGATGTGTCTTGTCCGGAGCATTCTACAAAATCCTCACATACATATAAAGCTTTAT ATGATTGCTGCAAGTTTCTCATTTCCTAAGCAATGGTTGAACAAGCAACAAGAGTTTAAGCAGCAGCAGCAACTTGTGGTAGACAAAATAGTGGCATTTGAGGGGAGGAATTTATTATCTGATG aGGCAAACAAGGAGAATTTAGAGTCACATAAACCTTCCAGCTCTCTTATAAAGATATTGGAAACAGAATTTGAATGTCTTCCTGGCTACATGAAGGGTCTAGTGACATGGGAG GAAGAGATAAAAGAGATGGAAAGGGAGCAAATCCGAGAAgaaattgatgagtttggaatatTGTATTCTGAATTAAGTGATTCTAACCGATCTGAAGGCAGTAATGGTTCTTTTGCATTCCTTGT
- the LOC112703343 gene encoding uncharacterized protein isoform X6 — translation MVAQNLHNLTLLFALMCLVRSILQNPHIHIKLYMIAASFSFPKQWLNKQQEFKQQQQLVVDKIVAFEGRNLLSDEFECLPGYMKGLVTWEEEIKEMEREQIREEIDEFGILYSELSDSNRSEGSNGSFAFLVSHGGNYLC, via the exons ATG GTGGCACAAAACTTGCATAATTTAACACTTTTATTTGCCTTGATGTGTCTTGTCCGGAGCATTCTACAAAATCCTCACATACATATAAAGCTTTAT ATGATTGCTGCAAGTTTCTCATTTCCTAAGCAATGGTTGAACAAGCAACAAGAGTTTAAGCAGCAGCAGCAACTTGTGGTAGACAAAATAGTGGCATTTGAGGGGAGGAATTTATTATCTGATG AATTTGAATGTCTTCCTGGCTACATGAAGGGTCTAGTGACATGGGAG GAAGAGATAAAAGAGATGGAAAGGGAGCAAATCCGAGAAgaaattgatgagtttggaatatTGTATTCTGAATTAAGTGATTCTAACCGATCTGAAGGCAGTAATGGTTCTTTTGCATTCCTTGT